From the Penaeus monodon isolate SGIC_2016 chromosome 3, NSTDA_Pmon_1, whole genome shotgun sequence genome, the window gatgaagagcaaaggaaagaccaaaGCCAAGTTGTTGCTTGTGAGGGGTCAGGCACTCATATTCAGAGATACTTCAGACACCTTTAGCAGAAAGCAAGACTGGTATCTTGTACCCATTAACCAGTCACCTTTGGTTTTGCTGCTAGAAAGCTTGATGGAATTGGCTGGTGGGCAGGAGATGCTGTCGGGCTCTCTATTTAAGGTATCTGCATTGTCTTAATATGAGTGAGGAACAGGGAAGATTGGCTGGTGACAGCAAGACCAAGGACTGCAGACAGTGAGGCTGGAGAGGGGTAGTAGAGAAAGACTGCTCAGAATCATGGGCAGGTGATCTACTATCatatcttattcttttccctcCACATTTTTGCCCTAACAAAAAATAGTAGTATTACAAGTAGTTAATGGAGAACAGGAACATTCATCACAGTTACTTTTAGGTAGAATGAAGGCATGAATGGGTTGATAGGTTCATCTATTGGCAACCATAGGGGTTCGACATTGAACTCATATTTTGCTAAAAGGTGTGttcattttttccctaataaaacCATGATAATGTGAATGCATTCTGAGAAAGCAGATATTTCATCACAAATTTTGATGCTCACCCAAGGTCTTAACAATAAGTCATGATATGCTTGTGTTGAACAGTTCACATGTaggtgaatgaatgaaggaagctGATGATCACGACACAACAGGGATTGACAGTTAATACTGAAATTATcccttgttttattaatttagaCATCGACTGGCTTCACAAGTGCTTATCTGATTACCTaatgacttttttctttctttctttttttctttctttctttttttctttctttctttcttctttctgtctttctttctttttcttcttcttcttcttcttcttcttcttcttcttctccagatAATGATTGGCATCTTCCCAGTGCAATGAGCAAATGAGGGCAGTAGCCAGTTTCATATGCAAGACACTTGTGTTCTTGGCTGCAGCTTTGATTAGGTCCTCAGCAGCAGGCAGTCACTGCTATAGTTACTGCCCAGAAATAGAGCATTTTTACCAAAAGGTATCCATCATGGGTggattaatactactattattgttattattattgttaacaaacTCAATAGCTAGACTCAATAAAATTCCAGtaatcattgtaaaaaaaaaaagtgtatgtatgtttttatatatatatatatatatatatatatatatatatatatatatatatatatatatatatatatatatatatatatatataatcaaagctGCAGGCAAATCTTATGGAGGggaaatattatctataaaagTGGAAACGAAGGTTAGGTCAAAAACCATTAGACACACTCACAGTGTAAGCTCCAATTTTATACCCTTAAGATTATACTTTTGAGAAACAAATAATGTTTTGTGTGCTTGTAGAGGTAAAATACAGTCTCAACACTTACTGCAGTGGTTGGAAGTTTTAGTATAGAGTCTACACTCTTTAATAAGGTTATGTTTGTTACATTTGCTAAGATGTGagtaaatcagataaaaaaaaaaaaaaatgtgagcatGGCATCCCTGGGCTGTATGCCCAGAGCACCAGTTCCTGGTGCTCTTCTGATAACCCTGCCTTGAGCATCAGTGGTAGCACCTCCTCCTGCTGTCAATGATCTTGATGACAGCATGCCATCACTGCTGCAGGGCTTTTTGCAGTCCAGTTCCTGATGGTGTTGAGACCGGCTATGAAGTCCAGAGGAGAGGCTTTCTCTGAAGACCTGCACATCCTCTCCGCCTAGGCATTAATGATGACCATGCCAGAGGAAAATCTTCCTTTATCACATCTTCGACTGGCGAGTCATCGGGTATTAGCTTGCCATCTGATCACCAGTATTGACACTTTTCATGCCGATGTTGTAATCAGTAACCACCAACAGCTTGATCCCATCCATTGCAGTGGTATGGATGGCATTGCTGCTGCAGTAGTAGATATCACCCTTCCTCCTCACATGAGGTGCTTGGGCATGAACTTCCTGTTCAGCCAGGCTATCCCTACCAAATTAGTTCTCTGTGCCTGCAACATATGAAGGAGACCTGGTAACATGTACCAATTATCCACAAACAACTGGTATCCCAGTATCAAATGAAACACTGCTTGCAAAGATGAAGGAATGTTGCCTCAGTTCTGCCTGATGTACACCTAGAAATTGAAGGTGTAGCTTGCTGCCAGGCTGTTATTGGCACAGAACTTGTAGACCTTCAACCCAAACTTCACCCTCTCGCTCAGGTTGAAGGTCTTGAAAGCTATGGAATTTTGACAACAAAGGTTAACTGGTCATTAAGGGCATCTACAACTGGTCAGATCTTCCATATCATGTCATTCAGGAGTGGAGCTGCTTTCACAAATGGAGGTGAATCATCAACTGGTCCAACTGAGCCCTTGTCATGATGCAAGACATGATTAGTCGAACAATAGTCGCAATTATTGGGGCACTGCACTAGCCACATCTACACTGGGATCCCAAGATATGTGAGGACCTCCTGCCTGGACATAGGTGTCCACTTCTTCTTGTGAGGCAAAGCAGCAGGAGGGTAAGTGGCAGCATACCTGAAAAGTTAATATTACATTTTGACTGTTCATTGTAAGAGATATTTCCTGAATATGAATACAAATGGAAAGAacacaaaagcaataatattGAAACTTACTATTGGTCTTCTTGACAATGTGACCAAGGAGATCATCAGTGAAAAATAGCTGAGGATCTCCTAGGGTGTGTTAGACATGTTCAGCGTGACCTTGACCCCAGGACTGCCTCCTAATCTGAACAGCTTGGAGACATTATCCTTCCTTTGCCAAACAATGGTCAGAGTCCCAGGAGCTCTCCTCTGCAACAGTTGTGTGTTGGAGAGCGGCTTGTTGCTGTCAAGcgtgaagtcaaccaaggagatGTAATCCTATTTGTTCTCCAAACTGGACACATCATACCATGGGTCAGTGGCACCTTCCACCCTACTCTGCACCATTCATTGCCACACTCCTCAGAGGAGGTCTCAAAAAAGGTGGGAGACTGGGATGAAGACGGAATTAGGTGTGATGGATGTCACTGAAGCACCGTGGCAAGAAGTGCTGTTGATgtcaagaggaggaaaaggggtgtcTTCGAATGGTGGCAAAGCAAGGCATTGTGAAAACAAGTAATGAATGAGATGCCATATGTATATGGGAAAATTCTTGTTCTTTGACCTGGCCAGGAACTTGGAACCAGCAGTAGCCACTGAGGTCAAAGCAACTTAGGTCACATATCACATTCATGACTAATCACATCATAGCCTAATGTACTGACATCATTTCCTTATGTGACATCAGTAAATactttgtgaaagtaaaatatCAGCTGCATAGTGACATCACTTCCTTTTTATGATGCCCCTGAAAGTAAACATGGTAATGATGTTACTGCCTCAACTTTGTGGCATCACCTACATCACTTCCTCAACTTCATGAAGTCACTtcatctgcctgcctgccagcctgtctgtctatctatccatctccctcattAGTCatagttattgttttcattttcattatgattttcaatctctttccatctcttcataGTTCCCCTACTCCCACCATCCTTAAGCGACTTCGTAATGGAACTTCTGGTTATGGGTACGAAGAGAAATCATCTTTAAAATATTGAAATGTCCTTGTAGATATTATAGGTGTTACTGGGATCCATACGTTATTGTCCAAGAACATTAGCGTTTCGCACATAAGACTCCCATAAATGGTCCATGCACTAGGCGATAGTTATAATGAGATTATTGTAAATATAGGAAGAACatggtaatgatgttattatcagtaattaatgcaacaaatttttttataaataataatataatgatatgttcTTTGCAAAGGTATAGATTGAGTTGAGATGTATCAGTTTAAGTATGGCTATTTTTAGCTATATGACAAGTTATTTTTCTAAAACAGCTGTTCTTTCAAGAAATTTGAAACTACTATTTCGTAAAATCATattctctctgtatattttaAGTACTGATGTGATAGATTTCTACTGATTGTAATACAATATGTGATCATAAAATTCATCATAAACAAAGTTAGAGCTTGAGGATTATATatagtttcaaaaatatattaaatttcatatattgcTCAAAAAACATTTCTTGAATGCATGAATAAATGTGATATGAAAAATAGCAACagaatatttgtatgaatatgcaaaaaatagcaacaatatttGTTTGAGCATGCAAAGAATCCTCTTAGTAAACCTATTTGCCACAGCAAGAGACCAAAGAAAGGTTAGAAATATGTATGACATATTCTAATACCAAAACTTAAAACATCAAGCTTGCATTTCAGCAAAAGTGTGAATGCCAACACTTAGGTATATGTAGTTAGGTTgcttataataaatagataaatagtagaaaCAATATAAACCATAGtgcatagtgtatatatgtatgcactccCAGTATCAACAGGTTAAAAGGGTTCATTTACCTAATGTATTGGTGGTGAACACTTTGTGCTGGGATAATATGACATTCATGCCAAATCCACTGTGAGTTTACCTTATTGGCTATTTCTAAAGGTAGAAGACACTACAAGTACTTCATCACCAAGGTGTGAACTACTAGTCGTACCTATCTCCTGTTaaccttttttcttgatttttgaaaatatgatgattatcttctttttcttgctgttAGTATATTGAttacactataataattataaagtcaacaataataataatagtatcaatttTAGTAGCATTAAAAGAAATTGGGAAATCACGTGGTCATGCTGGGATACAAATCAACTCCTTGGTGGCTGTACACTTGTGGAGCCATGTATGTGCAACAGAATATGCAGTGGACAGTACAAGGTGAAAAAGAGTTGATGAAGTTTTGCCATGAGATGAGTTCACTGTAAAACTATTAATATcacttttacttaaattttttgtGGATTTAACTACTACTATTGATTTAAAGGGGATAAAACTTCCCACAGATCTATGGGTCTGTGTACTCCTTATTGTATTATTGATGAGAAAATTATGTGAAAGAATTGATAGAAAATCTGTTAGATACAAAGAGGTCTTTTGAAAATGGTCATATAAGAATTAATTTTGGGCACTTCTGTCTAATACTCTGTGATCATCAAGTTCCAAGGCATATGTGCAGTAGGTTGAAGGTGGACTATGTTGCAGTGAGCTGTAGTCCATAAACTCATATATTCAGATTGCAGTACTAATGCTATTGCtaatgcagtaaaaaaaatacatattatatcactTCAGACATATTGACTACACTTAGAGCTGTAGACCAATGAAGATCAGATTGTTCCTGTATATGCCCTTCCCCCAGGAAACAATaagatatgtaaatacaaaaagaaatatcttTAGAAAAGACAGGGAAAATCTATAAGAACTTGAAACCAGTCCTGAATCTTGATTTAGTTTTTCTGTCTTGGCATGGTCCTATTCTTAACATCTATGTCTGTTAACTGGAGTCGAGGTTAAAGAGAATGATTTGTTATACTGCAAAAGGTCAAAGGTTGCATATGAGTGGGAACTTTTCACATTTTCAACAGACATAGACTGGCAAGATGTAAGGGATCAGATAGTATTTACATATCCAAGCACTTTTCTGATAatttatttcagtaaaaaaaaaaaaaaaaagaaattgctttATGATGAATGGTGCATGAGCACATGCATGGTACTGCATTATCAGAATTTTGACTGatagtttatttaaatttttccaggCTCATACAATTTTACTAGTACAACCAGGACCGAAACCAGAGACACGAACATTTTCTGATTATGAGAGTGTCAATGAGTGTATGGAAGGTAGGTTGATCATCCTAGGCTGTACAGGTTGGTAACTGGCTCTTGTAAAAATCACACTATTTTCCATTGAGTCCTATTGATTTCTTGGTCATGTTTAAtgtacgttttctttctttccttctttttctttcttgttattcttattctttctctcccttccttttccatttcttgtACTTCTCTTCATATTAATTCTAGCCTATTAGAAATGTTACTATAATGTCAACTTTGTGTACCTAAATTATATTCCTCCATTGGATATCTTATGTGGATGTTcatcttaatttattttcttactaTTTAATAAGGAGTAATTGTATGGATAATCAATATACCTTGTAATGGTTTAGTTACATATCCTTTTTTCCGCATGTTTGTGAAATAATTTTAACTTTATTGTGCATATTCATATTCAGCACTCCAGTCGATTTATAATGGTTAATGAATAACCCACAAACGACAGATGATGAATAATCACATCATAGTGAACTAGCCCTTGAATGCCAGTGGCAGTTATTCAAGCTACATGCAGTTGAGTCTCCTCTTTTACTTGGTTGTTGTATAAGTATAATCCTGTCGTGAATGGGTTATTTTATATTGAGAAGTGTGTGGAATTTTGTAGCTTATTTTAAGGTTAAACCtagtcataaataaaaaaaattgtcacaATATTTAACAGAACCTGTGAATAAGtcacaaatgataaaaattatatttttaattggttATGTTTAAAAAAGTTGCCAATGGCCTGGTAGTGATCATCACACTTTTTTTAGAGTCAGCAATTCACTTTGATTCCTGATATTTCTTTAAATGTATACAGTAACATAGTAATATGGCTGTTGTCACTTTTTTAACATAACTGTACCACTCCCCACAATCCATATTAATTCTCTCCCTTCCATGCGTCAACTCTAAGCAGGTGTTTGTAAGATCTATGAAGAGCATCTGAAGAGGATGAACCCCAACACACCAAGCATTACGTATGACATATCACAGCTCTTTGACTTCATTGATCAGTTAGCCGACCTCTCCTGTCTCGTgtaagtgtttatttatttgacaTACTATTActttttcacctcttcctctgtctctgcatCTGAGGCTCACTGATGTCCTTATAGCACACCTTCCTTTCCTATTCCTGCATATTTTCCAGGATagaagtgaaatatatatgttgtagttttgtaaaaggaatgagaaaatgTGTTAAGGAAATGTTGACAGTTGAGAAGAATCATCACACAAGCATTATATTCTGgaatgtttcttttatatatgatgttttaAATCCTGGGAATAATTTTCTTCATGAAAGATGCCTTGATTTTGATTACCTTGTCTTTTCTCCTCAAGGTACCAAAAAAGCACAAACACGTATGCACCATACAACAAGGACtggataaaagaaaagatttaCATTCTCCTCCGGCGCCAAGCAGCTAAGGCAAATTGAGATGTTGATTCCAATGAAAGAGCTCATCATAAGGACAGAACTGAAAATACAATCGATTGTAAGAAGAAAGCAAGCTGGGGATAAAAGATAATGAGTGAATACACTGATCAGACCAGTGTGACCTCTCTCAGATGTCACACGTGATAAAAATCTTGCTACACATTGTGttggtctcgctctctctctctcttctctcttctctctctccctccccctccctccctccctccatccctccctctccccctctcccccttcctccctctctctctctcttcttttctctctctctctcttcttttctctctctctctctctcttctctctctctctctcctctctctctctctctcctcttctctctctcttctctctcctctctctctctctctctctctctctctctctctctcctactctctctctctctctctctttctctctctctctcctctctctcctctctctctctctctttctctacactctctctctctctctctttctctctttttctctaccctcctctctctctctttctctaccctctctctctctctttctctttcctcacccccactccccttcactctctcctccccccccactccccttcactctctccaccacccccactccccttcactccccccccccacactccccttcactcactccctgtctttctccttttttctcttctttttcaaattGTTGGAGTGGTCTTGTGTCACTGTTGATGTCTCATTACTGTGTCAACAGTTTGGTTATAATAGGATGAGAGAGATGCCATGCGAATGGTCAGATATGCATTCAATTGTTTCTGAAATCTTGTAACATTTTGATAGGAGTAAAATGTCAAGGTACTTTGTGCTATCACCAGAATCACTAGCCAAACAACAGTGGCTGGGATCACCTCTTGTGGAATGTACAGGGCAGTGGAAATAACAGTACAAACCCAGTGTGAAGCTTGATAGTGTGTACCTTTCCcctcagtttatttttttatttttatttatttattttattttatttttttttttataattatgttaggTTCACATTGTCACTGAACTCAATAacatagaagaaataaaattaaatgaatactTCATACATGAAGTAGAATGGAAGCAGTGTCTCTGTATAAATGTGTTGATCACACTGGTAGTTTGTTATTTtggtattctttcttttttgtgtaattGTAAACAGATGCACTTCATCTTCGTAAGCACTTTGggcttaattttccccttttctttttgtgtgttacCAGCGTACTTAGGTGGTTTTCAAAAGTCAGATGAAATTTCATGAAAGATTGCAATAcagcacaactttttttttttttttttttttttttttctctctctttttttttctttctcttcccctccctctcttccccatttcttctttaacccccccaaaaaaaaaaaaaaaaactagtactgTTTCTTTCTGAAGTAAAACAACTTGTACACTTTTAATACAAGGTATTGTTTTTGCAACCTCATATTGAAATGTCTTCTGTTCATGTGTGTAATATGACTCAtccccacccatttttttttttttttttttttttttaaggctttttttGAACTAAATATtgaatagtagtagt encodes:
- the LOC119591054 gene encoding enhancer of rudimentary homolog isoform X1 — encoded protein: MAHTILLVQPGPKPETRTFSDYESVNECMEAGVCKIYEEHLKRMNPNTPSITYDISQLFDFIDQLADLSCLVYQKSTNTYAPYNKDWIKEKIYILLRRQAAKAN
- the LOC119591054 gene encoding enhancer of rudimentary homolog isoform X2 translates to MAHTILLVQPGPKPETRTFSDYESVNECMEGVCKIYEEHLKRMNPNTPSITYDISQLFDFIDQLADLSCLVYQKSTNTYAPYNKDWIKEKIYILLRRQAAKAN